One Natrinema halophilum genomic window carries:
- a CDS encoding MFS transporter, which translates to MGATETSTSADRSVGVPWRSPALVAILAATLMTPMDVPLISSALPEIQSVFGVSESRAGLFITLYALPGILLAPLIGALADRIGRRYVLSGSLVVFGLAGTAIAFTTDFTVALGLRILQGFAAGSLLSALAMTVVGDRYTGRQHDAVMGVTSAMISLGTAAYPVIGGYLAARAWNAPFLVYALSLPVAGLVLFTLDEPASSSDGGDGGYVREALRLIPARQAVALYGVMFASFTLLFGGLYTALPFYLTGEFGYTATTVGLVTSAVLLATALVSTQNGRLATRASTTTLLTAGFALYALGFLGVALAGTPPVLVGALLVFGVGSGLVTPTLFASISALAPDHVRAGVMSLQTTTIGVSQAVGPALFTLLGGAIGYRGTILIGCAGAVLGVAVLGLVPLES; encoded by the coding sequence ATGGGCGCAACCGAGACGTCGACGAGCGCCGACCGTTCGGTGGGTGTGCCGTGGCGCTCGCCGGCACTGGTCGCCATCCTCGCGGCCACGTTAATGACGCCCATGGACGTGCCGCTGATTAGTTCGGCGCTCCCGGAGATCCAGTCCGTCTTCGGCGTCTCCGAGTCTCGTGCCGGTCTCTTCATCACGCTTTATGCGCTCCCCGGAATCCTGCTAGCCCCGCTCATCGGTGCGCTTGCAGACCGCATCGGCCGGCGCTACGTCCTCTCGGGAAGTCTCGTGGTTTTCGGCCTCGCCGGGACCGCCATCGCGTTCACGACCGACTTTACGGTCGCGCTTGGCCTGCGCATCCTCCAGGGATTCGCCGCCGGAAGCCTCCTCTCCGCGCTCGCGATGACGGTGGTCGGCGACCGGTATACTGGCCGGCAACACGATGCCGTCATGGGCGTCACGTCGGCCATGATCTCGCTCGGGACCGCGGCGTACCCGGTTATCGGGGGGTACCTCGCCGCTCGCGCCTGGAATGCCCCGTTTCTCGTGTACGCGCTTTCCCTCCCCGTCGCAGGGCTGGTTCTGTTCACGCTGGACGAGCCTGCGTCATCATCTGATGGCGGTGACGGGGGATACGTCCGGGAGGCGCTTCGTCTCATCCCGGCCCGTCAAGCAGTTGCCCTGTACGGTGTTATGTTCGCCTCGTTTACCCTCCTCTTCGGCGGGTTGTACACCGCACTCCCGTTCTACCTCACCGGTGAGTTCGGCTACACCGCGACGACCGTGGGGCTCGTCACCAGCGCTGTGTTGCTAGCGACTGCCCTGGTCTCGACCCAGAACGGCAGACTAGCGACCCGTGCCTCGACGACGACTCTCCTCACGGCCGGGTTTGCTCTCTACGCGCTCGGCTTTCTGGGTGTCGCCCTCGCCGGTACTCCCCCGGTGCTGGTGGGGGCACTGCTCGTGTTCGGCGTCGGTAGCGGTCTCGTTACGCCCACGTTGTTCGCCAGTATCAGCGCGCTAGCCCCGGATCACGTCCGAGCGGGTGTGATGAGTCTGCAGACGACCACGATCGGGGTGAGCCAGGCCGTCGGACCGGCTCTGTTTACGCTCCTGGGCGGCGCGATCGGCTACCGGGGGACGATTCTCATCGGGTGTGCCGGGGCTGTCCTCGGCGTTGCCGTCCTCGGCCTGGTCCCACTCGAGTCCTGA
- a CDS encoding DoxX family protein translates to MVFSSVLSEAAFLLARALFALVVGYLALGNILDLESSVGYAKSKGAPLASVTVPLGSLGLIAGAIAVLVGVYPAVGALAVIVFLVPITGIMHDFWTLEGQDRQNEQIHFLKNVGLIGGALVFLALSSVVWPLAVGVGL, encoded by the coding sequence ATGGTGTTTTCCTCGGTGCTGTCCGAAGCGGCGTTCCTGCTCGCCCGAGCGCTTTTTGCACTCGTCGTCGGGTACCTCGCGCTCGGTAACATACTCGACCTCGAGTCGTCGGTCGGCTACGCAAAGAGCAAGGGTGCCCCACTCGCGTCGGTCACCGTTCCGCTCGGAAGTCTCGGACTGATCGCGGGGGCCATCGCAGTCCTCGTCGGTGTGTATCCCGCCGTCGGGGCGCTGGCGGTGATCGTCTTTCTCGTCCCGATCACGGGTATCATGCACGACTTCTGGACCCTGGAGGGCCAGGACCGACAGAACGAACAGATTCACTTCCTGAAGAACGTCGGTCTGATCGGCGGCGCACTGGTATTCCTGGCGCTCTCGTCGGTTGTGTGGCCGCTGGCGGTCGGTGTGGGGCTCTGA
- a CDS encoding AzlD family protein encodes MFDDLSLAALAVVFGMSGISYVTKAGGFWLLNRVDPSDTTRDALDALPGGVLIAFLSVRLLNGGPPEWGAALVVVAIVRQTDSVLLAMASGVGVVVILRGGIGTLA; translated from the coding sequence GTGTTCGATGATCTCTCGCTGGCTGCGCTCGCAGTCGTGTTCGGCATGAGTGGCATCTCGTACGTAACGAAGGCAGGTGGATTCTGGCTGCTCAACAGAGTCGACCCCTCCGACACGACCAGGGACGCTCTCGATGCGCTCCCCGGTGGTGTTCTCATCGCCTTCCTTTCCGTCCGCCTATTGAACGGCGGTCCGCCCGAATGGGGCGCCGCGCTCGTGGTGGTTGCCATCGTTCGCCAAACCGATAGCGTTCTCCTGGCGATGGCCAGTGGCGTCGGCGTCGTCGTGATCCTCCGCGGTGGTATTGGAACCCTGGCCTGA
- a CDS encoding AzlC family ABC transporter permease has product MSREIAETQSATDESDRSVPSGFEGDLSFSFAGIRAGFVTCLPIAFGVGAYGIAFGVLAREAGLSLPTAIAMSATVLAGAAQFVAVGVWDRSIPVGTVLVTTLIVNLRYLLLGASLRKWFTRLSARRAYGSLFFLTDESWALTVEDLRSGSGRGAFLLGSGLAIWVCWVTATAVGAVAGGMISNPDVYGLDFVLPSIFLALSVGFWDGRETLAPWMVAAIVAVTTSVFVPGQWYILAGGLAASLTEVRGGVR; this is encoded by the coding sequence ATGTCTCGAGAAATAGCGGAAACCCAATCCGCTACTGACGAGAGTGATCGGTCGGTGCCGTCCGGTTTCGAAGGGGATCTCTCGTTCTCTTTTGCTGGGATTCGTGCCGGCTTCGTCACGTGTCTCCCGATAGCGTTCGGCGTCGGTGCGTACGGTATCGCATTCGGTGTCCTCGCCCGCGAGGCCGGATTGAGTCTTCCGACCGCGATCGCGATGAGTGCAACCGTGCTCGCGGGTGCAGCGCAATTCGTCGCCGTCGGGGTATGGGATCGGTCCATCCCCGTCGGGACCGTCCTCGTGACGACACTGATAGTAAATCTCAGGTATCTGTTACTGGGTGCGTCATTACGAAAGTGGTTCACCCGACTCTCCGCACGACGTGCGTACGGGAGTCTCTTTTTCCTGACGGACGAGAGCTGGGCGCTCACCGTCGAAGATCTTCGATCCGGAAGCGGCCGGGGCGCGTTCTTGCTCGGCAGCGGACTCGCAATCTGGGTCTGCTGGGTCACAGCTACTGCGGTCGGGGCGGTTGCCGGTGGGATGATCAGCAATCCCGATGTGTACGGGCTCGATTTCGTGTTACCGTCGATCTTTCTCGCACTAAGTGTCGGGTTCTGGGACGGACGCGAGACGCTCGCTCCGTGGATGGTAGCGGCTATCGTCGCGGTAACTACCAGCGTTTTCGTCCCCGGACAGTGGTACATATTGGCCGGTGGCCTTGCCGCGAGCCTAACCGAGGTGAGAGGCGGTGTTCGATGA
- a CDS encoding glutathione S-transferase family protein yields the protein MGLLHDGEWDPDATRDQYDHDTFDDRIEDTSDAEFPAEAGRYHLYISRACPWAHRAALTRRLLGLEGVISIDVVDPVRHNQGWEFSPEKEHCTPDSIHGHDTLYEVFQTADPNYTGRVTVPVLYDRETDSIVHEESAEIARMIATEFDHHASERRDLYPASMRDRIDGAIDDIHASINTGVYRAGFADSQAEYEVAVRDLFDAMSRWDDTLATRRYVVGDQLTLADVFLFPTLYRFDAVYHTHFKCNVRRLIDFENLWDYARDIYQTPGVAETCNEDHVKEHYYRSHEDINPTGFVPVGPEIDWEAPPDRDEQQGKRRTRN from the coding sequence ATGGGCCTGCTTCACGACGGCGAGTGGGACCCCGACGCCACGCGCGATCAGTACGACCACGACACCTTCGACGACCGGATCGAAGATACATCCGACGCCGAGTTCCCCGCGGAGGCTGGCCGCTACCACCTCTACATCTCGCGGGCCTGTCCGTGGGCCCACAGGGCTGCGCTCACTCGACGACTTCTCGGGCTCGAGGGCGTCATCTCGATCGACGTCGTTGATCCCGTTCGCCACAACCAGGGATGGGAATTCTCCCCCGAGAAGGAACACTGTACACCGGATTCGATTCACGGTCACGATACCCTCTACGAGGTGTTTCAGACGGCCGATCCGAACTACACGGGTCGCGTCACTGTCCCGGTTCTCTACGACCGGGAAACAGACTCGATCGTTCACGAGGAGTCCGCGGAAATCGCCCGAATGATAGCGACCGAGTTCGACCATCACGCATCGGAACGACGCGACCTCTATCCTGCGTCGATGCGGGACCGTATCGACGGTGCCATCGATGACATTCACGCGTCTATCAACACCGGCGTCTACCGTGCCGGGTTCGCCGATTCACAGGCCGAGTACGAGGTGGCCGTTCGCGATCTGTTCGACGCGATGTCGAGATGGGACGATACCCTTGCGACCCGCCGCTACGTCGTGGGTGATCAGCTCACCCTCGCGGACGTGTTTCTCTTTCCGACTCTGTATCGGTTCGACGCCGTCTATCACACGCACTTCAAGTGCAACGTCCGTCGACTGATCGACTTCGAAAATCTCTGGGACTATGCCAGGGACATCTATCAGACACCCGGGGTCGCCGAAACCTGTAACGAGGATCACGTAAAAGAACACTACTATCGGAGCCACGAGGACATCAACCCGACCGGATTCGTGCCCGTTGGTCCCGAGATCGACTGGGAAGCACCCCCGGACAGAGACGAACAGCAGGGAAAACGACGTACTCGTAACTAG
- a CDS encoding DsbA family protein — protein MSPTDTESDRPTITQFTDPMCTWCWGSEPIIRRLRTVFGDQIQVRYVMGGLIEDFEDFYDPANDISEPSEVAPHWVEASEQHGMPVDTEIFESDPAQSTYPASVAFVAARQQDTGLAHRYLRRLREAYTTQARNVNHREEQVQLAASVGLDVDAFTAALDDGTARNAFEDDLARTRTAGVRSFPTYHVSGPGGERRAPGFKSFDDLVSALMTVSTSLEPTSPPPMQDFIDEYGPVATREVAEVYELDDGNARQVLQSLVDDGLLRREPRGNGTFWHANDGGDD, from the coding sequence ATGTCTCCGACAGACACCGAGAGCGATCGACCGACGATAACGCAGTTTACGGACCCGATGTGTACGTGGTGCTGGGGGTCAGAGCCCATCATCCGACGTCTTCGCACCGTGTTCGGTGATCAAATACAGGTCAGATACGTAATGGGTGGTCTAATCGAGGATTTCGAGGACTTCTACGATCCGGCTAACGACATCTCTGAACCCAGTGAGGTCGCCCCACATTGGGTTGAAGCGTCCGAGCAACACGGCATGCCGGTCGATACGGAAATCTTCGAGTCGGACCCCGCGCAGTCGACGTATCCCGCCAGCGTGGCATTCGTCGCCGCACGCCAACAGGATACCGGGCTGGCCCATCGATATCTTCGTCGCCTCCGCGAGGCGTACACGACGCAAGCGCGTAACGTGAACCATCGTGAGGAACAGGTCCAGCTGGCAGCGTCGGTCGGTCTCGATGTGGACGCCTTCACCGCGGCACTGGACGACGGAACTGCACGAAACGCATTCGAGGACGACCTCGCTCGGACCCGTACAGCCGGCGTTCGGTCGTTTCCAACCTATCACGTAAGTGGGCCTGGCGGCGAACGTCGAGCGCCTGGGTTCAAGTCGTTCGACGATCTTGTGTCCGCATTGATGACCGTTTCCACCTCGTTAGAACCGACTTCACCGCCGCCGATGCAGGATTTCATCGACGAATACGGTCCCGTTGCGACGAGGGAGGTCGCGGAGGTATACGAACTCGACGACGGCAACGCACGACAGGTGCTCCAGTCGCTCGTCGACGACGGACTTCTGCGCCGTGAACCGCGGGGTAACGGAACGTTCTGGCACGCGAACGACGGAGGTGACGACTGA
- a CDS encoding alpha/beta fold hydrolase — translation MATPTPNSTQRRLEQDGSQTTSVPVGDDRQLAYAEYGCSDGVPVVFLHGTPGSRRLGALFETAARERGIRLLAPDRPGYGRSSPWPTHSVHDIGQVVDTVLDDAGVSTAGLIAFSGGGPYALAAAATHTDRIGRVDVIAGATPPDDREKTPATQRLLAGLATNTPLVLRGLFRGQAWIATHLPPSFIVAQYTAENTVESIPDAAAEVVKEDFLEAFARYRRGAVTEFHNATTNWDVSFDDIDTEVCLWHGENDTNVPISAVRRLRAKIPTAELRVLDDADHLQTLLRCIPDVLAEHR, via the coding sequence ATGGCAACGCCGACACCCAACTCGACGCAACGACGACTCGAACAGGACGGCAGTCAGACCACGTCCGTCCCGGTTGGCGATGATCGACAGCTCGCATACGCCGAATACGGGTGTTCGGACGGTGTTCCAGTCGTATTTCTTCACGGAACGCCTGGCTCTCGTCGATTGGGAGCACTATTCGAGACGGCGGCGCGAGAACGCGGCATTCGGTTGCTCGCACCCGACCGGCCCGGATACGGTCGTTCCTCACCGTGGCCGACTCACTCGGTACACGATATCGGTCAGGTCGTCGATACTGTGCTAGACGATGCGGGCGTATCGACCGCTGGTCTCATCGCATTTTCCGGCGGTGGCCCGTACGCACTTGCGGCAGCGGCGACACACACTGATCGAATCGGCCGAGTCGACGTCATCGCCGGAGCGACACCACCCGACGATAGGGAAAAGACGCCCGCGACACAACGGCTTCTCGCCGGATTGGCAACGAACACGCCACTCGTCCTTCGTGGGCTCTTCCGCGGACAGGCGTGGATCGCCACTCATCTTCCCCCGTCGTTCATCGTCGCGCAGTACACTGCAGAAAACACCGTCGAGTCGATACCCGACGCTGCCGCGGAGGTCGTCAAGGAGGACTTCCTCGAGGCGTTCGCTCGGTACCGCCGCGGCGCGGTGACCGAGTTTCACAACGCGACGACAAACTGGGACGTCAGCTTCGACGACATCGATACAGAGGTGTGTCTGTGGCACGGCGAGAACGATACGAACGTGCCGATCTCCGCCGTTCGACGTCTCAGAGCGAAGATACCGACAGCCGAATTGCGCGTTCTCGACGACGCCGATCATCTTCAGACACTCCTCCGATGTATTCCCGACGTGCTGGCGGAACACCGATAA
- a CDS encoding helix-turn-helix domain-containing protein, producing the protein MKRVQFSITYPDQFVHPLHQQIMRGTSITRAELLMWSPTADATALFWCDGDRTATESAIAGIDSILRSSFVEDSDGTYTFLQQDDYEFSPTVLDTIAESQVIFLPPVVFFDTGTVQFEAVGEATSLSTFHEELSTLGDLTIEHVHDFERTHSPSHLTARQRAALEAAVSVGYYEVPRDGTVADVASVLDCSTSTAGELIRKAEAAVIRNYTETR; encoded by the coding sequence ATGAAACGCGTTCAGTTCTCGATCACCTATCCAGACCAGTTCGTACACCCGCTCCACCAGCAGATCATGCGGGGGACGTCGATCACACGGGCCGAGTTGTTGATGTGGAGTCCAACGGCAGACGCGACGGCGTTGTTCTGGTGTGACGGCGATCGCACAGCGACCGAGTCGGCGATTGCGGGTATCGATTCCATCCTCCGCAGCAGTTTCGTCGAGGACTCCGACGGCACCTATACTTTCCTCCAGCAAGACGACTACGAATTTTCGCCGACGGTACTGGATACGATCGCCGAGTCGCAGGTGATCTTTCTCCCGCCAGTCGTCTTCTTCGACACGGGGACGGTACAATTCGAGGCGGTCGGCGAAGCGACGTCCCTCAGCACGTTTCACGAGGAACTCTCCACCCTCGGAGACCTCACGATCGAACACGTCCACGACTTCGAACGGACACATTCCCCATCACACCTTACCGCCCGGCAACGAGCAGCCCTGGAAGCGGCGGTCTCCGTCGGCTATTACGAAGTGCCTCGAGACGGGACGGTCGCTGACGTCGCATCCGTACTCGACTGCTCGACGAGTACAGCGGGGGAACTGATACGAAAAGCCGAGGCAGCAGTTATCAGAAACTACACCGAGACGCGGTAA
- the brxL gene encoding protease Lon-related BREX system protein BrxL, with amino-acid sequence MTTADVDQKALDVFPGRVVRKDLVQDIKSGVNVPTYVLEYLIGQYCATDDEESLEEGLEKVKQILSKHYVRPDEAEYVKSEVRERGRYRVIDKVTVKLDEQQDAYIGSFVNLGLNDVEIHEHLVSNHPKLLGGGVWAIIDLEYRPDNANGPKSLFGIDSFKPIQVSNLDLEQLKERRRNFTRNEWMNLLLQSVGYDPSAFSDREKLLFLTRCLPLVESNYNYVELGPRGTGKSYLYREISPHSILISGGKTTVAKLFLNLNTGRIGLVGRWDVVAFDEVGGLQFSDSEAVQMLKDYMESGSFSRGTEELTARASMVYVGNIDLDVEGVLKSSHLFEPFPEDMQDLALIDRFHYYLPGWEVPKMRSEFFGDQFGFIVDYFAEFVRELRKESYGDAIHEEFAFGDHLNQRDEKAVRKTVSGLLKLLHPHGDYTKEELREYLEFAMEGRRRVKEQLKRMGGMEYRAVEFSYLDVETKEERYVPVPEEADEALIPPGTQQAGTVYTIGESDGRHAPFRIETQALPGSGKTNISGTPGKEMKEAFETACDYLRANMRELRRDETLDDYDINVQVLNPADANAGGETSVGLLVGIVSGILGRPVRSQAVVLGAMSLMGELVAVSSLVETLQLAADSGSKTVLLPATNKEDLAKIPDELLDQLQLVFYTDPLDAARKAIELA; translated from the coding sequence ATGACAACTGCGGACGTCGATCAGAAAGCTCTCGACGTCTTTCCCGGCCGTGTCGTCCGGAAGGATCTCGTCCAAGATATCAAGTCCGGAGTGAACGTCCCCACGTATGTTCTCGAATACCTCATCGGACAGTATTGCGCCACGGACGATGAGGAATCGCTCGAAGAGGGACTCGAGAAGGTCAAACAAATTCTATCGAAGCACTACGTCCGCCCCGACGAAGCCGAGTACGTCAAAAGCGAAGTACGCGAGCGAGGTCGATACCGCGTCATCGACAAAGTAACCGTCAAACTCGACGAGCAACAGGACGCCTACATCGGCTCGTTCGTCAACCTCGGTTTGAACGACGTCGAGATACACGAACACCTCGTTAGCAACCATCCAAAACTCCTGGGTGGCGGCGTCTGGGCCATCATCGATCTGGAATACCGTCCGGACAACGCGAACGGACCCAAGAGTCTGTTCGGCATCGACTCGTTCAAACCGATTCAGGTGTCGAACCTCGACCTCGAGCAACTAAAGGAGCGTCGACGGAACTTCACCAGAAACGAGTGGATGAACCTCCTCCTTCAGAGCGTCGGCTACGATCCCTCCGCATTTAGCGACCGCGAGAAACTGCTCTTCCTGACCCGCTGTCTCCCGCTCGTTGAATCTAACTACAATTACGTCGAGTTGGGTCCGCGTGGAACAGGGAAGAGCTATCTGTACCGAGAGATCAGCCCACATTCGATCCTCATTTCGGGCGGAAAAACCACCGTTGCGAAGCTCTTCTTGAACCTCAACACGGGACGAATTGGACTCGTCGGCCGATGGGATGTCGTCGCATTCGACGAAGTCGGCGGACTCCAGTTCAGTGACTCAGAAGCGGTCCAGATGCTCAAAGACTATATGGAGTCCGGAAGCTTTTCACGGGGGACTGAAGAGCTGACGGCCCGGGCCTCGATGGTTTACGTCGGAAACATCGATCTGGATGTCGAAGGCGTTCTCAAAAGTTCCCACCTTTTCGAACCGTTCCCGGAAGATATGCAGGACCTCGCGCTGATCGACCGCTTCCATTATTACCTCCCGGGCTGGGAAGTACCGAAGATGCGTTCCGAGTTCTTTGGTGATCAGTTCGGATTCATCGTCGATTATTTTGCCGAGTTCGTCCGCGAACTGCGGAAGGAATCGTACGGCGATGCGATACACGAAGAGTTCGCATTCGGAGACCACCTGAACCAACGAGATGAAAAAGCCGTCCGGAAGACGGTATCTGGACTGCTCAAATTACTCCACCCGCACGGAGACTACACGAAAGAAGAGCTCCGGGAATACCTCGAATTCGCCATGGAGGGGCGCCGTCGCGTCAAAGAACAATTAAAACGGATGGGTGGGATGGAGTATCGTGCCGTCGAGTTTTCGTATCTGGACGTAGAAACGAAAGAAGAACGATATGTTCCAGTTCCGGAGGAAGCCGATGAGGCACTTATTCCGCCGGGCACACAGCAAGCAGGAACGGTCTACACGATCGGGGAGAGCGACGGTCGTCACGCTCCGTTCCGAATCGAAACCCAGGCGCTGCCCGGCTCTGGCAAGACGAACATCTCGGGCACGCCGGGGAAAGAGATGAAAGAGGCGTTCGAGACCGCCTGCGACTACCTCCGGGCGAACATGCGAGAGCTTCGCCGCGATGAGACTTTGGACGACTACGACATCAACGTCCAGGTGCTCAATCCCGCTGATGCGAATGCGGGCGGTGAAACGAGCGTTGGACTCCTCGTAGGGATCGTCTCTGGTATTCTCGGTCGTCCCGTCAGGTCCCAAGCCGTCGTATTGGGTGCGATGAGTCTCATGGGCGAACTGGTGGCTGTGAGTTCGTTGGTCGAGACGCTCCAATTGGCCGCCGATTCGGGGTCAAAGACGGTGTTGTTGCCCGCTACGAACAAAGAGGACCTGGCGAAGATACCCGACGAACTTCTCGATCAACTTCAGCTCGTGTTCTACACTGATCCACTCGATGCAGCGCGGAAGGCGATAGAGCTGGCGTGA
- a CDS encoding PglZ domain-containing protein yields MGDLADSIVTELRQKFDRHPIWVWYDAQEKYTGVLDEVDGALDDVILARYDGSYLELKRRLRDEDPNYSKNWLFYIPESRNDAEWFRDVHALGHQYRVGQNIDDTPVTQFLVEHDEEIPDAYEDWGQNREYQRLAFFCVLFDTAGPATDDWVRTYLAAPEAYRERIEDNAMADAWDAQLREEYGIDAGLDPKELATQILFGEVANRAPTTRYDELAADDTQAVAAFCDEWQQYAPAEFTRYARTIEADYDLAAAVIDSDRIHWDATAFKGVDVGLIQLVMERLAEETYADLPDIAADLQRTVTERQDSFWSNEDLVDWSVPVLAVETLQQIGTIDADEATTLSSAELAQRYTSDGGWWQVDAAYRRYINATRKATVPYPSETTVKQRVTQQYMSFLQGINRPLADVLSDDPTLGMPATSFYEEFADLERGTAIIVCDGLRYELAEAIKRNLGRRTDFEQDLRAVSAALPSITEVGMAAHLPGELGLSLENDDLVVTSGGEVMAGKTDRDERLGAAGFEVGDMDEVSNIPLEDLTESDPIPRIVYSGTIDKLGESLDDDAAFSQVASHVDDVERTVQRLKQAGYTRFVITSDHGFLYTDRLSDDLKVEAPDIAPVVKRRFAVADGDAPLVDTDEFIEIDHQALSDLDINAPELRLLFPRSVACFKAQGGNMRYFHGGISLQELLVPCLTVTTGEIEKSASISYDVSIPDPITNSILPVEIEAKSGQVAFDSAPTLEVRANIDDEPVADPVSIEISPGANRGRVRLKQGAISGERSAQFEVIDTDTRETITRKTVELDLLFGDDDMGFDV; encoded by the coding sequence ATGGGAGATCTTGCGGATAGCATCGTTACGGAACTTCGGCAGAAATTCGACCGACACCCGATCTGGGTGTGGTACGACGCCCAGGAGAAGTACACGGGCGTCCTCGACGAAGTCGACGGAGCACTCGATGATGTTATACTCGCACGCTACGACGGCAGTTACCTCGAGTTGAAACGCCGACTCCGTGATGAGGACCCGAACTACTCGAAGAACTGGCTATTTTACATCCCCGAATCTCGGAACGACGCCGAGTGGTTCCGTGACGTTCACGCACTCGGTCACCAGTATCGCGTCGGCCAGAATATCGACGACACGCCGGTAACTCAGTTTCTCGTCGAACACGACGAAGAGATCCCCGACGCGTACGAGGACTGGGGACAGAACCGCGAGTATCAGCGACTTGCGTTCTTCTGTGTTCTCTTCGATACTGCCGGGCCTGCGACCGACGACTGGGTTCGAACCTATCTCGCTGCTCCCGAAGCATATCGTGAGCGGATCGAGGACAATGCGATGGCCGATGCATGGGACGCACAGTTACGTGAAGAGTATGGGATTGACGCCGGACTCGACCCGAAAGAACTCGCGACACAGATCCTCTTCGGTGAGGTGGCAAACCGAGCACCGACGACCCGGTACGACGAACTCGCAGCGGACGATACCCAGGCTGTGGCGGCGTTTTGCGATGAGTGGCAGCAATATGCCCCTGCCGAGTTCACGCGCTACGCACGAACGATCGAAGCGGACTACGACCTCGCTGCGGCCGTAATCGATTCTGACCGGATTCACTGGGACGCCACGGCGTTCAAGGGCGTGGACGTGGGTCTCATTCAGCTCGTGATGGAACGCCTCGCTGAAGAGACGTACGCCGATCTCCCCGATATCGCGGCGGACCTCCAACGAACAGTCACGGAACGACAGGATAGCTTCTGGAGCAACGAGGACCTCGTCGATTGGTCGGTTCCCGTTCTGGCGGTCGAAACTCTCCAGCAGATCGGAACCATCGACGCCGACGAAGCCACGACGCTCTCGTCGGCGGAACTGGCCCAGCGGTACACGAGTGATGGCGGCTGGTGGCAGGTCGACGCGGCCTATCGACGCTACATCAACGCTACTCGGAAAGCCACGGTCCCCTATCCGAGCGAAACCACGGTGAAACAACGGGTCACCCAACAGTATATGTCCTTTCTCCAGGGAATCAACCGCCCGCTCGCGGACGTTCTGAGTGACGATCCGACCCTCGGGATGCCGGCGACTTCGTTCTACGAGGAATTTGCGGACCTCGAACGCGGCACTGCGATCATCGTCTGTGACGGGCTCCGCTACGAGCTCGCGGAGGCAATCAAACGAAATCTCGGTCGACGAACTGACTTCGAGCAGGACCTACGTGCGGTCAGCGCGGCGTTGCCCTCCATCACCGAGGTTGGGATGGCTGCACATCTCCCTGGCGAACTGGGGCTCTCACTCGAAAACGACGACCTCGTCGTAACCAGTGGCGGTGAGGTGATGGCCGGGAAAACAGACCGCGACGAACGACTCGGTGCCGCCGGCTTCGAAGTGGGTGACATGGACGAGGTGAGCAATATCCCGTTGGAGGACCTGACTGAGTCGGACCCCATTCCTCGTATCGTCTACTCTGGAACGATAGACAAGCTCGGCGAAAGCCTCGACGACGACGCCGCCTTTAGCCAGGTTGCCTCCCACGTCGACGATGTCGAGCGAACAGTCCAGCGACTGAAGCAAGCAGGATACACCCGGTTCGTCATCACGAGCGATCACGGATTCCTCTATACGGACCGGTTGTCAGATGACCTAAAGGTCGAAGCCCCCGACATCGCTCCCGTCGTCAAACGACGGTTTGCGGTTGCCGATGGCGATGCCCCACTCGTCGATACGGATGAATTCATCGAGATCGACCACCAGGCGCTGTCCGACCTCGACATCAACGCTCCCGAACTCCGGCTACTGTTCCCCCGAAGCGTCGCGTGTTTCAAGGCTCAAGGCGGTAATATGCGGTATTTCCACGGAGGGATTTCGCTCCAGGAGCTCCTCGTCCCGTGTCTGACGGTGACCACAGGCGAAATCGAGAAAAGTGCATCAATCAGTTACGACGTCTCGATTCCCGACCCGATTACGAACTCGATACTTCCTGTCGAGATCGAGGCCAAAAGCGGGCAAGTGGCATTCGACTCAGCACCGACCCTAGAGGTCCGTGCGAACATCGACGACGAGCCAGTTGCGGACCCTGTTTCGATAGAAATATCGCCTGGAGCCAATAGAGGACGGGTAAGACTCAAACAGGGTGCGATTTCCGGAGAACGTTCAGCTCAGTTTGAAGTCATCGACACTGATACCCGAGAAACGATCACACGGAAAACTGTCGAACTCGATCTGCTCTTCGGTGACGACGATATGGGATTTGACGTCTGA